In Argiope bruennichi chromosome X1, qqArgBrue1.1, whole genome shotgun sequence, a single window of DNA contains:
- the LOC129958459 gene encoding uncharacterized protein LOC129958459 codes for MITVLCDCESIINSRPLTYISERDTDFVPLSPSLFLQDIREVGVPDCDAADHKSLNKRIKYCLALQKVLRKRFRSEYLGSLIQRPKLQNKSIISVGDVVLVGNDNQKRINWTLGRVAEIIPGKEGITRLVRLKTARGEILRPIQRLFPLEITYDVAKDVRAKVQQEQVTPKVQQGQVTPKVQQEPAAHEVSQTQVLDPEGPISETVKTRSGRIAHGPKRLDL; via the coding sequence ATGATCACGGTTCTCTGCGACTGTGAATCGATAATCAACTCGAGACCTCTCACCTATATTTCAGAAAGAGATACAGATTTTGTTCCATTGTCACCATCCTTATTCCTACAAGACATTAGAGAAGTTGGAGTGCCCGACTGTGATGCAGCAGATCACAAAAGcctaaataaaaggataaaatattgtCTTGCTTTGCAAAAGGTCCTTAGGAAAAGATTCAGGTCTGAGTATTTAGGCTCATTGATACAAAGGCCAAAGCTTCAAAATAAGTCGATTATTTCTGTTGGTGATGTTGTTCTTGTAGGAAACGATAATCAGAAGCGTATCAACTGGACTTTGGGACGTGTAGCAGAAATCATCCCCGGAAAAGAGGGAATTACCAGACTCGTGAGACTTAAAACAGCTCGTGGAGAAATACTAAGACCGATTCAACGACTATTTCCATTGGAGATAACTTATGATGTGGCCAAGGATGTCAGAGCTAAAGTGCAACAAGAGCAAGTTACTCCTAAAGTGCAGCAAGGGCAAGTTACTCCTAAAGTGCAACAAGAGCCAGCTGCTCATGAAGTGTCGCAGACACAAGTATTAGATCCTGAAGGTCCCATTTCAGAAACTGTTAAAACTCGATCTGGAAGAATCGCACATGGACCAAAAAGACTCGATTTGTGA
- the LOC129958339 gene encoding uncharacterized protein LOC129958339 isoform X2: MFYFSVMAFGGCEGEEMEEKLRHKNSSLTDKTLNDISSQDKQDCVNLEKSLDEFINNGDSLSSSASMSDSDLTSTDSDDSLALSESESITDVTPLNSPYCDSPLCQSRLSEYKLEDRSVNPTRNLDSGKKSDGCDPPEVNILMQAIEKLEIEAKKGEQPNPRGSSSRRRTVSCGGEDVKRIDQENQRLFKRVIAQQNRMRAMYSCPNQSCWKNMKHPDLVKSDGDISNVLMFSTVMLLKVYCNK, from the exons atgttctattttagtGTCATGGCTTTTGGTGGTTGTGAAGGGGAGGAAATGGAAGAGAAATTGCGCCATAAGAACAGCAGCTTAACTGATaaaacattaaatgatatttcttctcagGATAAGCAAGATTGTGTAAATCTTGAGAAGAGTTTAGACGAGTTTATTAATAATGGTGATTCATTGTCATCCAGTGCATCCATGTCTGACTCGGATTTGACTTCAACAGATAGTGACGATTCTCTTGCCCTTTCTGAATCAGAATCAATTACGGATGTGACACCTCTTAATTCTCCTTATTGTGACAGCCCTTTATGCCAGAGCCGCCTATCTGAATACAAATTAGAGGACAGAAGTGTAAACCCTACTCGAAATCTTGATAGTGGAAAGAAGTCAGATGGATGTGATCCTCCGGAAGTCAATATTTTGATGCAAGCAATAGAAAAGTTAGAAATTGAAGCTAAAAAGGGTGAACAACCTAATCCCAGAGGCAGCTCCTCACGAAGACGTACTGTGTCTTGTGGTGGAGAAGATGTTAAGAGAATAGATCAAGAAAATCAACGTTTATTTAAACGAGTCATAGCTCAACAAAATCGAATGAGGGCCATGTATTCTTGTCCAAATCAATCATGTTGGAAGAATATGAAACACCCAGACCTCGTTAAAAGTGACGGCGATATTTCT AATGTGCTTATGTTCAGTACTGTCATGCTGCTGAAAGTTTACTGTAACAAATGA